A stretch of DNA from Equus asinus isolate D_3611 breed Donkey chromosome 20, EquAss-T2T_v2, whole genome shotgun sequence:
gggtcagggaaggcttcctttAGGAGGTGATGCCTGAAGTGGACTCTGCAGGATGCGTGGGTGTTAGTGGGAGGGGACAACGGTCATGAGGGCAGTCCAGGCAGTGGGACAGCTGGCGCAAGGCCCCTGTGGCAAGAGGGTGTGCAGTATGTACAGAGCACTGAGAGAGCCCATGTGGCTGGGACCTGGGGtgcctggaggtgaggagagtgCAGTGAGGCTGAGGtcaagagggagggaggtggaggagccAGACTGGCAGGAGAATATGGGTCTTCATCTTCAGAGCAATGAGAAACTTTTCAAGGAATTTGAGCAGACTGGAGTTCTAATGTGTGGAGAATTCAGAGGCCACCTGCTGTGACCCTTCCGTGACCTCTGTGTTGGTGTGCGCAGCTCCTTGTATCCCAGAATTATTATCCTGCCTCAGGATGCTCTGGCACCCAGGCTCCTGTGGGCCCATCCCATAAAGGCGGTGCAGGCTCCCTGGAGTGCTTGCACTAGTTGTGGTCTCTTTCAGGAGATGTAGCCTTTTCTGTCTTCATCCACCATCTTCAGTGACCCACGttctcccactctccctccccctgcctaGGCTCAGACAGCTCGCTGGCCCAGAGCTTTGactcttcttcttcttggttGATCCTGATGTGGGCCAGGCTGTTGACTTTATCATACTGGGCTGGGGGTGCCACTCCTTCCAGCTTGGCCTGCCCTGGGCATCTCTGCCTGGTAGAGATGAGTGGTACAGAGGCCTGGTAGGGCTTGGGTGTTGGGGTGGATCTGGGAAATGTGCTGGGAAGTGTGTCTGAGTTGGAGTTTTGGTCTCACCTAGTgccaatttctttctctctgtctcggGCTCTCTCCTGAGCAGTTCAAGAGGCCGACTCACTTGCCAGTGTGCAGCTGGGAGCTGCCCACCCAACAGCACCAGCCTCAGCCAAGAGAACCAAGGCAGCGGCCGCCGCGGGGGACCAGGGCGGGGCCTCTAGGAAGGACAAGAAGGGGAAGCACAAAGGTTGGCTTGCCTTCACTGCAGTCTTCCTCAGGAGGCCCGGCCCCCACTGCAGGGTTGGGGGGTGGCTGATCTTCCTTACTCGGAGGTGAGGGACAGGGTGGGAAGCCTCAGTGAAGGCACAAAAGGGCACTCAGGGTCGCCACCTAGCTGACTCACGGGCCTCCTCTAGCTCATGGGTACCTGGGCTAGCCCGTGGGTGTGGGCAGGCCCTCCATACTGCTGGGAAGTGAAGTCCAGCTCAGCTGTGACCCAGAAAGCCCCTTACCCACCTGGCCTGAGCACCTGCTACCTCCATCCTGACCCGGGACACTCCCTCCAGTGGGGCTCACTGCCTCCCAGGCACCTGCCCCCTGCTTGTGCAGCACTCACTCAATCCCAGTTCCACCCTCTGGTGACAAGGCCAGTctgtttcctctcctccccccttTCCAGAAAAGATCCCTAGAGATCAAGGACAGTTATGGTGGCCCCTGACCCGAGGCCTGTCTCTGCTGGCTGGATGCCCTGTTTCCTCAGCCGTTGTGCATGGCAGATTTCCAGGCCTTGGGGTCATGTGGTATGTCAGGGTCCCTAGGCTTCTGGGACTGACTGCAGCATTTTGGGTATAGCCCAGCCAGGCAGGGTGGCTGCCACCTGTGTGGGCCCAGTCTTGCTTCTGTTACTGAAGCTGTGGCAACTGGGGCAGGAAGGCCGACGTGGCATGGGAGGTTGTCCATTTGGGAAAGCGAGTTTCTTCCAACCTCAGTCTTTTTCACGGGGCGCCATGTGTTGTAATGATGTGTATGAGTTACTGCATGTGTGTTCgtctgagagagagagggaacatCAGCATCAGTAAGTGTACCTGGCCACGTCTGGGAACGAGTGGTGGCCCTGGCTATGGTCTGGATTGATCCTCGTTCTCCATCTCGTCTTTTTCACTATGCAGTCGGTTTTGTTTATGGCTGCTGTCTGCCTAGGAGTTGAGGCATTGCAAACCAACCCTTGGCAACTAATTTGGGGGaacagcagaagaaaggaagcccATGTCCCTTCATAGCTTGCCAATCATTAAGAGGCTGACAGCAgtcattagctttttaaaaatcagttttgcaAATGAAGTTTTGCAGAGGGTCCCCCTACTCATCCTTCACCCACTTCACAGACATCTGAGAATCCaagctctccccttcccctcccgcCCCTGGACGGGACTCAGGAGTGTCCGTGGCCTGCAGGCACCAGCGGGCCAGCAGCACTGGCAGAAGACAAGTCTGAGGCCCGAGGCGCAGTGCAGATCCTGACTGTGGGCCAGTCGGACCATGCCCAGGACGCCGGGGAGACGGCAGCTGGTGGGGGCACACGGCCCAGCGGGCAGGACCTCCGTGCCACGATGCAGAGGAAGGGTGAGCCCCGTGGAGGTCCAGTGACACCCCCAAAGCTCAATTCTAGGGTCCCACATGCACCTTTTTTGGGGGAGCATGGCCCTCCTGTGTCTGTtccagcccctcccaggccctggtGGGGGGCACACTTGGAGACCAATGAGAAACTTGGGTGGGGGCCCCTGATAAGGCCAAGTTAAGGGAAAGAAGTGTGAACCAGGGTAACCaaccagccccagcccagccttgtctccccagctcctgcccccagTAAGGCCTAGGTTTGGGGACAGATTTCCTTCCCCTTTGGTTCCTTTGAAAAAGCTTTTGCAAGATGTTCCCGCTGAGTCTGCTGAGCTAGGGGAAGCAGGGCCAGGGTGCCGAGAGGCAGAGCAGATCCTCCCAGGAAACTTGCCAAGGTTCCCCACCAAGAGGCCTGCCCCAGGGAGTCCCTGGCACAAGGTGTGGCAGAGGGAAGCCCGGCAGTGCCACACATTCTGAGGAATTTGATCGGGGACGGCTTCCTAGATAATGGACTGTTGAGGCAACTTGAGGCTGGGAATGGCATTCCAGATGGGGAGAAGCATGTAGACAGAGGGCCCTGGGCaggctggggagaagaggagTCCCTGGGCCCCGCACGTCAGGCTGAGTAAGGAGCTGGGCCATTCCCAGGTACATTCTGTGGCCTATGCCAGCCAAGGCCTCTAGTAGACCTGAGGCCAGAAATGGAGGCTCCCAGTGCAGGGTCAGCCCAACTCAGGCCTTGTGACAAAGCAGACAGGACACTGACTGCTAGAGAGGAGGGTGGTTGGATGGAGGGACTGAGCCAAAGctggggcgggggccggggggaggATACCCAGAGGATTGTGATCAGCCCCAGTTCATGCATGCATCTGAGAAACTGTGTGTCCTCGTGTGTATCTGGATAtatgtgtggagtgtgtgtgaatgtatgtgtgtacatatggcactgtctgtgtgtgtatgtgtacaggTGACTCTGCCTGTGAACAGGTGTCTCtctgggtgtgtatgtgtgaccGCTCatctcttcctgctcctctccctgGCCCAGGTGTCTCCAGTAGCATGAGctttgaagaggaagaggaggatgaggacGAGAATAGCTCCAGCTCCTCCCAGCTAAACAGCAACACCCGCCCCAGCTCCGCTACTAGCAGGAAGTCCATCAAGGTAAGTGGGGAGCTTTCATGCCCAGTAGGAGGGTGGATGGCAGTGTTCGGAGGGCTGGTCATCCAGGTTAGAGGTGCAGTGAATGTGAAGAAATGATGGAGAGTTGGCTTTCCTGGAGCCAAAGGCTGGACCCAGATGCCTATCAAGAGTTTCTCTGGTCTGAGCTCTTCTGTCCTCCCACCCTGCCACTCATTCTCTTCAGCCagaccaggagctgggggagctgGAGTTGGACAGGATGACCTCTGAGAACCTGCCCATATCCCCCACTCCTGGAGAAAGGGCTGTTTCTCCCCGGGGACTGCTGAGGTGAGGGAAGGGTTGAGAAGTTAGCTGCTGACCCCAGGGCCAGGATGGCCAGGTCCACATCCCAGGGACCCTGCCCTATctcctaccaccaccaccaccactaccacatCAGGAGGTTACTTTGGATCCCAGACCATCAATTTCAGCTGCTCAGACTCCCTGGAGCTGAGGCTCCTCTTCTCCCCTGTAGGAGGCAGCCTCGGCCCCCAGCCCGACAGTCCCAGAGCCTTCCGTGGATCTTGAGGTCCAGGATCTTGAGGAGTTTGCACTGAGACCCGCCCCCCAGGGTATCACCATCAAGTGCCGCATCACGCGGGACAAGAAGGGGATGGACCGGGGCATGTACCCCACCTACTTTCTGCACCTGGACCGCGAGGATGGGAAGAAGGTGAGGTTGGCCTGGATGTGCAGTTTCACCTAGGCAGGCTTGAGGTCCTAGGGGCTGGAATGTAACCAGAAGCTTCAGATCAAACACTGACCTTTCAGTTCCCCCAGAGACAGAGCCTCCGTGCCTGGTCAGTGCATACCTTTGTGTTTGCCActgcacatgtgtgtgtacatatgtgtgttcGGGAGCTGAAGCAAGGGAGAGTCACTCGTGTGAGTGCAGGTGTGTGAGTGGCACCATGATCGTGCATGGACCAGAGGCTGGGCCTGGAACGTGACCTTGTTCCACTCCCCAAGGTATTCCTCCTGgcgggaaggaagagaaagaagagtaaaaCTTCCAATTACCTCATCTCTGTGGACCCAACAGACTTGTCTCGAGGAGGGGACAGCTACATCGGGAAACTCCGGTACCAGCACTCTCCTGGGAAgtaggtggggtgggagggaggggcaggggcaggccctCTGTAGAGCCATGTCCTGTCCCTGCAGGAGCTCTAGGCCAGGGATCAGAGCCTCTCCCAGGATCCTCTCTGTCCATCAGATCCAACCATAGGTCTGTGCCAGCCTAGAACCGGACCTGGAGATGGGCCTCACACACCTCACTCTGAGCTGCTCCCAGGCCCACCAAGAGTGATGGAACAGACCCCAGGATGTCACTGATGATGTAGGCTACCATCGAAGAGCCGCCTTAGCCTCACTGTCAGTGCCAAGGGGCAGGGCTGAGAGTGAGCCCTTGAGGGAAGAGAGAGCAACCTTGGGGTTGGGGAAAGGCTCTGAGCTAGGCCTCGGGGAGGGAGGGTTTGCTGAGGAACAGAGTGCCAGATTTGGGGAGCATGAATCAAGCTTAGAAGTGATAGAAGCTTTAGCTGGAGAATGGGGCTGGACCAAGACTCACAGCCTGGCCAGGACAGAGATCGTCTCATCCACACTCCATAGGGTGCTGAGTCTCCTCTATGGCCTTGCCAGATGCCATTCTGCTTGCTCACCTCCCGTGACAGGGAGCACTCCTGTTCCTCCAGGGAAACTTTCTTTGGAACTGCTTTACCTCCCTAAATTCCCCTCACTGAACTGAAATGCTCTTTGATTCAACTCAGAGCAAGTCCAGGCCTGCTGCCCATGAAGCGCCTTCAAAGATGGGGATTCAGTGAGCAGTGTGTCCCCAGGTCTGCTCCTGGCCCAGCTCAGAATGCTTTGCACACTCCTCATAGGACAGACTCTGAGCTGGTCCCTGCCCTGGGGCAGAGGGTGCATGACCCTGTACTGATTGTGCCTGTCCTTCAGGTCCAACCTCATGGGCACTAAGTTCACTGTTTATGACAATGGAGTCAACCCTCAGAAGGCGTCATCCTCCACTTTGGAAAGTGGAACCTTGCGTCAGGAGCTGGCGGCTGTGTGTTATGTGAGTCCTGGGTTCCTGGGTCTCTGGTCTCCAAGTTAGACATGACACTCAGGACTTGCTGCCTGATCTGTGGACTATCCCATCTATCTATGTGGGTAAACAAGCCTGTGCTGAGGTGGGCTGCTCTCTGTGGAGTGGCCCCTGCCTGGGAAAGGGGCTCTGGCCC
This window harbors:
- the TUB gene encoding LOW QUALITY PROTEIN: tubby protein homolog (The sequence of the model RefSeq protein was modified relative to this genomic sequence to represent the inferred CDS: deleted 2 bases in 1 codon) — its product is MGARTPLPSFGVCTFAETGILFPGDTPRPMGSQHSKQHRKPGPLKRGHRRDRRTTRRKYWKEGREIARVLDDEGSNLRQQKLDRQRALLEQKQKKKRQEPLMVQANADGRPRSRRARQSEEQAPLVESYLSSSGSTSYQVQEADSLASVQLGAAHPTAPASAKRTKAAAAAGDQGGASRKDKKGKHKGTSGPAALAEDKSEARGAVQILTVGQSDHAQDAGETAAGGGTRPSGQDLRATMQRKGVSSSMSFEEEEEDEDENSSSSSQLNSNTRPSSATSRKSIKEAASAPSPTVPEPSVDLEVQDLEEFALRPAPQGITIKCRITRDKKGMDRGMYPTYFLHLDREDGKKVFLLAGRKRKKSKTSNYLISVDPTDLSRGGDSYIGKLRSNLMGTKFTVYDNGVNPQKASSSTLESGTLRQELAAVCYETNVLGFKGPRKMSVIVPGMNMVHERVSIRPRNEHETLLARWQNKNTESIIELQNKTPVWNDDTQSYVLNFHGRVTQASVKNFQIIHGNDPDYIVMQFGRVAEDVFTMDYNYPLCALQAFAIALSSFDSKLACE